A stretch of the Teretinema zuelzerae genome encodes the following:
- the thrS gene encoding threonine--tRNA ligase gives MNATLPPKSERLDLVRHSTAHVMAEAVLTLFPGAKVAIGPSIDHGFYYDFQLPRAISPDDLPEIEREMRKLINAHSDFVRREVSRAEALELFKDEPFKTELIQDLPESEIISVYQSGAFLDLCRGPHVANTREINAQSFKLMKTAGAYWRGDEKRPMLTRIYGTAWEKPNDLKAYLDMLAEAEKRDHRKLARELDLLHIDDENPGEIFWHNDGWLVYLLVQNYVRTRIRADGYQEVNTPFVMPQSLWERSGHWAKYRENMFITESEKRLFALKPMNCPGHIEIFKQGIKSYRDLPLRIAEFGSCTRNEPSGSLHGIMRVRGFVQDDGHIFCTEEQIPSEVAKFCELLKSMYRDFGFDPDTILVKFSTRPEKRVGDDATWDRAEAALADACKKANLDYEVAPGEGAFYGPKLEFTLVDALGRQWQCGTIQVDYQLPSKERLNAEFIGEDNSKHTPVMLHRAALGSLERFIGILIENYAGAFPVWLAPRQVVVIPVAPGFDGYAVEVADRLSAAGIRVKADVDNDRMNAKIRKHQGFKIPYQLVVGQKEMDEKSVAVRFRSGEQKVMTLDSFVSYIEEKVSSRSIEL, from the coding sequence ATGAACGCAACCCTTCCCCCGAAAAGCGAACGACTCGATCTGGTGCGGCACAGCACCGCCCATGTTATGGCCGAAGCCGTCTTAACCCTCTTTCCCGGCGCTAAAGTGGCGATCGGACCGTCCATCGACCACGGCTTTTACTACGACTTCCAGCTTCCCCGCGCGATTTCTCCGGACGACCTTCCCGAGATCGAGCGAGAAATGCGGAAACTCATCAACGCGCACAGCGATTTCGTCCGCAGGGAAGTCTCCCGCGCGGAGGCCCTCGAGCTCTTTAAGGACGAACCGTTCAAGACCGAACTGATTCAGGACCTTCCCGAAAGCGAGATCATTTCCGTGTATCAATCCGGAGCGTTTCTCGACCTCTGCCGGGGCCCCCACGTCGCGAACACCCGCGAGATCAACGCCCAATCCTTCAAGCTTATGAAAACCGCCGGAGCGTACTGGCGCGGCGACGAAAAGAGGCCCATGCTCACCCGCATCTACGGCACTGCATGGGAAAAGCCGAACGATCTGAAGGCGTACCTCGACATGCTCGCGGAGGCTGAAAAGCGCGATCACCGCAAGCTTGCCCGCGAACTGGACCTTCTGCATATCGACGACGAGAACCCCGGCGAAATTTTCTGGCACAACGACGGCTGGCTCGTATATCTTCTGGTTCAAAACTATGTGCGCACCCGCATCCGCGCCGACGGGTACCAGGAAGTGAACACTCCCTTCGTCATGCCTCAGAGCCTCTGGGAGCGTTCAGGCCACTGGGCGAAATATCGCGAAAACATGTTCATCACCGAAAGCGAAAAGCGCTTGTTCGCCCTCAAGCCGATGAATTGCCCCGGCCACATCGAGATTTTCAAGCAAGGAATCAAAAGCTATCGCGATCTGCCCCTGCGCATCGCCGAGTTCGGCTCCTGCACCCGCAACGAACCTTCGGGCTCCCTGCACGGCATTATGCGCGTGCGCGGCTTCGTTCAGGACGACGGGCACATCTTCTGCACCGAGGAGCAGATTCCCTCGGAAGTCGCGAAATTCTGCGAGCTTTTGAAGAGCATGTACCGCGACTTCGGCTTCGATCCGGATACCATTCTGGTGAAATTTTCCACCCGCCCGGAAAAACGGGTCGGTGACGACGCAACCTGGGACCGCGCGGAAGCAGCCCTTGCCGATGCTTGTAAAAAAGCGAACCTCGACTATGAAGTTGCTCCGGGAGAGGGCGCCTTCTACGGACCCAAGCTCGAGTTCACCCTGGTCGACGCCCTCGGCCGCCAGTGGCAGTGCGGCACCATTCAGGTAGATTATCAGCTTCCCTCGAAGGAGCGCCTGAACGCAGAATTCATCGGCGAGGATAACTCGAAGCATACTCCGGTTATGCTCCATCGCGCGGCTCTCGGCTCTCTTGAACGCTTCATCGGCATCCTGATCGAAAACTACGCCGGCGCCTTCCCCGTGTGGCTCGCGCCCCGCCAGGTCGTGGTCATTCCGGTAGCACCCGGATTCGACGGCTATGCTGTCGAAGTCGCCGATCGGCTGAGCGCCGCCGGCATCCGCGTCAAAGCGGACGTGGACAACGACCGGATGAACGCGAAGATCCGCAAGCATCAGGGCTTCAAAATTCCGTACCAGCTGGTTGTGGGGCAAAAAGAAATGGACGAAAAATCCGTTGCTGTGCGCTTCAGAAGCGGCGAACAGAAGGTTATGACCCTCGACTCCTTCGTCTCTTATATAGAAGAAAAGGTTTCGAGCCGGTC